In Ignavibacteriota bacterium, a single genomic region encodes these proteins:
- the rpiB gene encoding ribose 5-phosphate isomerase B yields MPQPKTDGKGETVAIGSDHGGFQLKEQLKPFIESLGYKVVDVGTYSEEACDYPSFAYAVARMVSLGEASKGIMIDAVGAASAMVANKVPKIRAACCHNEFTARSSREHNDANVLTLGGRVLGSELAKAIVKAWLETWFGGGRHVKRVEMIMEIEKRFGK; encoded by the coding sequence ATGCCACAACCAAAGACGGACGGAAAAGGAGAAACCGTCGCCATCGGAAGCGACCACGGCGGATTTCAACTAAAAGAACAATTGAAGCCGTTCATCGAAAGTTTGGGATATAAAGTTGTTGATGTCGGCACGTATTCGGAAGAAGCGTGCGATTATCCATCTTTTGCGTATGCAGTTGCTCGAATGGTCTCGCTTGGCGAAGCATCAAAGGGAATTATGATAGATGCAGTCGGTGCCGCATCGGCGATGGTGGCAAACAAAGTTCCGAAAATTCGTGCAGCATGTTGTCATAACGAATTCACTGCACGAAGCAGTCGTGAACATAATGATGCAAATGTTCTCACGCTCGGCGGCCGCGTTCTCGGAAGCGAGTTAGCAAAAGCAATTGTTAAAGCATGGCTCGAAACATGGTTCGGCGGTGGCAGACATGTGAAGCGTGTGGAGATGATTATGGAAATTGAGAAGAGGTTTGGGAAGTAA
- a CDS encoding septal ring lytic transglycosylase RlpA family protein — MNFESLRIPLQRGEAIPLSVHHSSARLLRYAHNENKIVCFYFIFACLLLIGCTSSPRFTSRYVGDGNYQLVEEGIASYYAEPYHGQQTSNGEIYDMYKMTAAHQTLPFNTRVKVTNLTNMKTTEVRINDRGPFVGDRIIDLSVSAAKEIDMIGPGTARVRLEVIELGPVTPEK; from the coding sequence ATGAATTTCGAGTCATTGCGAATCCCGCTTCAGCGGGGTGAAGCAATCCCACTCTCAGTGCATCATTCGAGTGCGAGATTGCTTCGCTACGCTCACAATGAAAACAAGATTGTTTGTTTTTATTTTATATTTGCATGCCTTCTCTTGATTGGCTGTACCTCATCGCCGCGTTTTACCTCGCGATATGTCGGCGATGGAAATTATCAATTGGTAGAAGAAGGAATTGCTTCGTATTATGCAGAGCCGTATCACGGACAACAAACATCGAACGGTGAAATATATGACATGTATAAAATGACTGCGGCACATCAGACATTGCCGTTCAATACACGAGTAAAAGTAACAAATCTTACAAACATGAAAACAACAGAAGTCCGCATCAACGACCGAGGTCCGTTTGTCGGCGACAGGATTATTGACCTCTCGGTTTCTGCTGCTAAAGAGATTGACATGATTGGTCCAGGAACCGCTCGTGTGCGACTTGAAGTAATCGAACTTGGTCCCGTAACTCCTGAAAAATAA
- a CDS encoding mannose-1-phosphate guanylyltransferase produces MPNVYAVIMAGGVGTRFWPRSREKTPKQLLEIVGKGTMIQNTVGRLRDLIDPRKIVIVTNKTQKQALVRQLPEIPLENILLEPVGRNTAPCIGLAAMYIRRFDPEAVMVVLPADHIMQDEEEFRRVLRLAIWVAEESGSLITVGIQPTRPETGYGYIQVRDDEDKDNPYFEKGVYRVRTFAEKPNLPTAYRFLESGDFLWNSGMFIWRVDAILREIQLLLPEMNEELLKIDKAFGSDKFEQVFDTAYRTIRGISIDYGVMEKAKSVYVIKGNFGWSDVGSWDEVMRLASKDEHGNSSSGKVFFHNSKNTYVHAGNKFVASVDVDNLIVIVTDDSVLVCKKDHSQDVKEVVDYLRRKQLNDYL; encoded by the coding sequence ATGCCTAATGTTTATGCAGTAATCATGGCAGGGGGAGTCGGCACGAGGTTTTGGCCCCGAAGCCGCGAAAAAACTCCCAAGCAATTGCTGGAAATTGTTGGTAAAGGAACGATGATACAAAATACGGTTGGTCGTCTTCGTGATTTGATTGACCCGCGCAAAATTGTCATCGTCACTAATAAAACGCAGAAGCAAGCGCTTGTGCGGCAACTGCCGGAAATTCCGCTTGAAAATATTCTGCTAGAACCGGTCGGACGAAACACTGCGCCGTGCATCGGACTTGCCGCAATGTACATCCGTCGCTTCGACCCGGAAGCGGTAATGGTCGTGCTTCCCGCCGACCACATCATGCAAGACGAAGAAGAATTTCGGCGTGTACTTCGACTGGCAATCTGGGTCGCTGAAGAATCGGGAAGTCTCATCACCGTCGGCATTCAACCGACAAGACCGGAAACAGGTTACGGCTATATTCAGGTTCGAGATGACGAGGATAAGGATAATCCGTATTTTGAAAAAGGTGTTTACCGGGTGCGTACGTTTGCCGAAAAGCCAAATCTTCCGACTGCGTATCGCTTTTTGGAAAGCGGCGATTTTCTTTGGAACAGCGGTATGTTCATCTGGCGCGTGGACGCAATCCTAAGAGAAATTCAATTGCTTCTTCCTGAAATGAATGAGGAGTTGCTCAAGATTGACAAGGCATTCGGAAGCGACAAGTTCGAGCAGGTGTTTGATACTGCGTACCGGACAATCCGCGGAATTTCCATTGACTATGGTGTCATGGAGAAGGCGAAGAGCGTCTATGTTATTAAAGGAAATTTCGGATGGAGCGATGTCGGTTCGTGGGACGAAGTGATGCGACTTGCGTCGAAGGATGAGCATGGAAATTCAAGCAGTGGCAAAGTATTTTTCCATAATTCAAAGAATACGTATGTTCATGCCGGAAATAAATTCGTCGCTTCTGTTGATGTTGATAATTTGATTGTGATTGTAACAGATGATTCTGTCCTTGTGTGTAAGAAAGACCACTCACAAGACGTGAAAGAAGTTGTGGATTACCTGCGACGGAAACAACTCAACGACTATCTTTGA
- the alr gene encoding alanine racemase, with protein MRVSRVEINLSALQHNFSYVKQKVGKDVKIMAVVKDNAYGHGMIQIAKSLEQYGADYLAIAHADEGVILRQNGIKTPVLVLVGFQKDEIHTIVENELDVSIPSVEKAEYLQSELEKLGKTKANVHLKIDTGMGRIGVRTERAIQFIERACSLSRLNVVGLYSHFANSDEQDKSFAYYQLAQFKHILAELERLKIQIPFIHIANSAAVLEMPETYFSMVRPGIALYGIHPSREMKTSNGLKAVLSLKSTMNFWKVSPANTSISYGRRYFTKTATKIATVPIGYGDGYNRGLSNKAEVLIHSKRFPVVGTICMDQIMVDVGMHSTIHVGEDVVLIGTSGDETITAWELAEKLGTIPYEILTNISERVPRIIINDGKY; from the coding sequence GTGAGAGTCTCCCGAGTCGAAATAAATCTTTCCGCACTTCAGCACAACTTCTCGTACGTAAAGCAGAAGGTTGGCAAAGATGTTAAAATCATGGCGGTGGTGAAAGATAATGCGTACGGACATGGAATGATTCAGATTGCGAAATCTCTTGAGCAATATGGAGCGGATTATCTCGCCATTGCACATGCAGATGAAGGAGTGATTCTTCGTCAGAACGGAATCAAAACTCCGGTGCTCGTGCTTGTCGGATTTCAGAAAGATGAGATTCATACGATTGTTGAAAACGAACTCGATGTTTCCATTCCATCGGTTGAGAAAGCAGAATACTTACAGTCGGAGTTGGAAAAACTTGGCAAAACAAAAGCCAATGTTCATTTGAAGATTGATACGGGAATGGGAAGAATCGGGGTGAGAACCGAGAGGGCGATTCAGTTTATTGAACGTGCGTGTTCGTTGAGTAGATTGAATGTGGTTGGATTGTACAGTCACTTTGCAAATTCGGATGAACAGGATAAATCGTTTGCATATTACCAACTTGCACAATTCAAACACATTCTTGCAGAACTTGAGCGGTTGAAAATTCAAATTCCGTTTATTCATATTGCAAACAGCGCGGCTGTACTTGAAATGCCCGAAACATATTTTTCGATGGTTCGTCCCGGCATCGCACTTTACGGAATTCATCCATCAAGAGAAATGAAAACGAGTAACGGATTGAAAGCGGTTCTCTCATTAAAATCAACCATGAATTTTTGGAAAGTATCACCCGCAAATACGAGCATCAGTTACGGAAGAAGGTACTTCACCAAAACTGCAACGAAGATTGCCACAGTACCAATTGGATATGGAGACGGATACAATCGTGGTTTGAGTAATAAAGCGGAAGTACTCATTCACAGCAAACGCTTTCCGGTGGTTGGAACGATTTGCATGGACCAAATCATGGTTGATGTTGGAATGCACTCGACAATTCATGTCGGCGAAGATGTTGTGCTGATTGGAACATCGGGAGATGAAACAATTACTGCGTGGGAACTTGCAGAAAAACTCGGTACAATTCCGTATGAAATTCTGACGAATATTTCTGAACGTGTCCCCCGAATTATTATCAATGATGGAAAATATTGA
- a CDS encoding type II toxin-antitoxin system HicA family toxin, giving the protein MSKLPNISGRDCVKALNKIGYFYKRQEGSHIILRRTEPFSQLVVPDHKELDRGTLRAIIRQAGISVEQFTELL; this is encoded by the coding sequence ATGAGTAAGTTACCGAATATTTCCGGCCGTGATTGTGTAAAAGCACTAAATAAAATTGGATATTTCTATAAGCGGCAAGAAGGAAGTCACATCATACTCAGAAGGACAGAACCCTTTAGTCAGTTAGTTGTTCCTGACCATAAGGAACTTGACAGAGGGACGCTGAGGGCAATCATTCGTCAAGCAGGAATATCAGTTGAACAATTCACCGAACTGCTTTGA
- a CDS encoding type II toxin-antitoxin system HicB family antitoxin, with product MRQVVIHPGDDGYWVAECPSLPGCISQGLNKEEAMCNIKEAIQGYINALREDGIEVPEEHFDTMLVAV from the coding sequence ATGAGACAAGTCGTAATCCATCCGGGCGACGATGGCTATTGGGTAGCCGAGTGTCCAAGTCTTCCAGGATGTATCAGTCAGGGGTTGAATAAAGAAGAAGCGATGTGTAATATCAAAGAAGCAATTCAAGGATATATTAATGCGTTGCGAGAAGATGGTATTGAAGTTCCGGAAGAACATTTTGATACTATGCTTGTCGCTGTATGA
- a CDS encoding F0F1 ATP synthase subunit epsilon produces the protein MSDKKFQLEIVTPQRVVFKGDVESFTAPGVMGSFQVLVNHAPLLSAIGVGEAKMRDTQGNEIKYATSGGFVEVMNNRVVMLAESAERSNEIDVQRAEKAKSRAKDRLEQHPKEIDIERARAALARALNRLKIAGRA, from the coding sequence ATGTCAGACAAAAAATTCCAGCTAGAAATTGTAACGCCACAACGCGTTGTCTTCAAAGGCGATGTGGAAAGTTTTACTGCACCCGGAGTGATGGGAAGTTTTCAGGTGTTGGTGAACCACGCACCGTTGCTTTCTGCCATTGGTGTTGGTGAAGCGAAGATGCGCGATACACAAGGCAACGAAATCAAGTATGCAACAAGCGGCGGCTTTGTTGAAGTGATGAACAATCGTGTCGTGATGCTTGCAGAATCAGCAGAACGCTCGAACGAGATAGATGTTCAACGAGCGGAGAAAGCAAAATCCCGCGCGAAAGATAGACTCGAACAGCATCCAAAAGAAATAGATATTGAACGAGCGAGAGCCGCTTTAGCCCGTGCGCTAAACAGATTGAAAATTGCAGGACGTGCATAA
- the atpD gene encoding F0F1 ATP synthase subunit beta: MNEGIITQVIGPVVDIDFSGGKLPAILNAVKIPRKNIEGGQEELICEVQQHLGEERVRTVAMDSTDGLVRGMKAIDVGTPISVPVGPATLGRLINVTGQAIDGLAPLKTDTYYAIHRPAPEFKDLSTKKEMYETGIKVIDLLEPYSRGGKTGLFGGAGVGKTVVIMELIHNIAMHHGGYSVFAGVGERTREGNDLYLEMKEGGVIDKTVLVFGQMNEPPGARQRVALTALTMAEYFRDEGRDVLLFVDNIFRFVQAGSEVSALLGRMPSAVGYQPTLGTEMGELQERITSSKKGSITSVQAIYVPADDLTDPAPATTFSHLDATTVLSRQIAELGIYPAVDPLDSTSRILDPLIVGEEHYNVAKRVKEILQTYKDLQDIINILGIDELSDEDKVTVARARKIQKFLSQPFFVAEQFTGFAGKYVKLEDTIRSFKGLVEGEYDHIPEGAFYMCGAIEDVIENAKKMAA, encoded by the coding sequence ATGAACGAAGGTATAATTACGCAGGTCATCGGACCTGTCGTTGATATTGATTTTTCCGGCGGCAAACTTCCCGCAATTCTTAATGCTGTCAAAATTCCACGTAAAAATATCGAAGGCGGGCAAGAAGAACTTATCTGTGAAGTTCAACAACACCTCGGCGAAGAACGTGTTCGTACGGTTGCGATGGACTCGACGGACGGCTTGGTTCGCGGCATGAAAGCGATTGATGTCGGAACGCCAATTTCAGTTCCGGTCGGACCTGCAACGCTCGGTCGTTTAATTAATGTCACCGGACAAGCGATTGATGGACTTGCCCCATTAAAAACAGATACTTACTACGCCATTCATCGTCCTGCACCGGAGTTTAAAGACCTCAGCACAAAAAAGGAGATGTATGAAACAGGCATTAAAGTTATTGATTTGCTTGAACCATATTCAAGAGGTGGCAAAACCGGATTATTTGGTGGTGCCGGTGTTGGTAAGACCGTTGTTATCATGGAATTGATTCACAACATCGCAATGCACCACGGCGGCTACTCCGTTTTTGCAGGAGTTGGTGAACGAACACGTGAAGGAAACGACTTGTACCTTGAAATGAAAGAGGGTGGAGTTATTGATAAAACGGTGCTTGTGTTTGGACAGATGAATGAACCTCCCGGCGCACGTCAGCGTGTTGCGTTGACTGCTTTAACAATGGCAGAATATTTCCGTGACGAGGGCCGTGACGTTCTTCTCTTCGTAGATAATATTTTCAGATTTGTTCAAGCCGGTTCTGAAGTATCCGCACTTCTTGGTCGTATGCCTTCCGCTGTCGGATACCAGCCGACACTTGGAACAGAAATGGGTGAATTGCAGGAACGCATCACTTCATCGAAGAAAGGTTCAATCACGTCGGTGCAGGCAATCTACGTTCCTGCCGATGACTTGACCGACCCCGCGCCAGCAACGACATTCAGTCACCTTGATGCAACAACAGTGTTGAGCCGACAGATTGCGGAACTTGGAATTTATCCCGCCGTTGACCCGCTCGATTCGACTTCCCGTATTCTCGACCCACTTATCGTAGGTGAAGAGCATTACAATGTTGCAAAACGTGTGAAAGAAATCTTACAAACATACAAAGACTTGCAAGACATCATCAACATTCTTGGTATTGACGAATTATCTGATGAAGATAAAGTCACTGTTGCCCGCGCACGAAAGATTCAGAAGTTCCTCTCACAGCCATTCTTTGTTGCTGAACAGTTTACCGGTTTTGCAGGAAAATATGTGAAGTTGGAAGATACAATCCGCAGTTTCAAAGGACTCGTCGAGGGCGAGTACGACCACATTCCCGAAGGCGCATTCTATATGTGCGGCGCAATCGAAGATGTGATTGAAAATGCAAAGAAGATGGCAGCATAA
- a CDS encoding glycosyltransferase family 39 protein, whose translation MKYRSGKILSAIVHLRIFFYVHTLMKKLFDFITAQKYILLILGVGIAVRLWNINWSLPFIYEEAYPFRTAWNFWIWGKPGFDFNPHIFNYAALSFYVQFLIQVLHFAVGTIFGIYSNLEAFHQAFETDTTSFLIHARMASLVFDVGTMLVTYLFVMRNFRKPAAFLSAIFLAINPLHIKETHLVNVDTPLTFFVLLGVFCIFQVYHSPSRKWYLLSGLCIGLAMATKYTGAFLFAGLVFAHVLRSSSIKEAFISLKSSHLTFSGIIALAIFFLLNPYIILSFDEFFHRVSFIYYNVISYGHLGVVSSESSIAFYLFQSIPSHLGIPLTLTIVGTIFYLMWKREKQSFLLLFFPLIYLIVIAQWEYRADRYILPIVPLLTIIGTIGTITLWNQINAKIKGREDSNKKLAFVTPAILLVLVLVLSFPMALHSYEYQRSQSLPNTRTVAREWILKNIPSQSSVAMVPFGMELPPNKFIQINIPYHPVTPHALLPFYDARWFTDVDILICSSYDYDRYALEPEKYGAFLKFYSVIKSQCLLVHEIKPEQHQNGPTVWLYHPPQSTEELFDMNLVRGLGILAETTLVTTFLDRLAYSLFSKGKLQKSEQLMEHALMFDPLNLRLLKELTWTLFRLGKFERALSYSQLSLNIEPKQAEVIALEGGSLLRLNRFEEAEQRLLYALTINDKFEFPYLDLEMMYRKTRNISKQIDILKRYQSILPNESEATFLVQQRIEELQQSAQSSK comes from the coding sequence GTGAAATATCGAAGCGGGAAAATTTTATCTGCAATTGTTCACCTACGGATTTTTTTTTATGTTCACACGCTCATGAAGAAACTGTTTGATTTCATAACCGCACAGAAATACATCCTCCTCATCCTTGGAGTTGGAATCGCAGTGCGTTTGTGGAATATCAATTGGTCTCTCCCGTTCATTTATGAGGAAGCCTACCCGTTCAGAACTGCATGGAACTTCTGGATTTGGGGAAAGCCAGGTTTCGATTTTAATCCTCACATTTTCAATTATGCGGCTTTGAGTTTTTATGTGCAGTTTCTGATTCAGGTTCTTCATTTCGCCGTAGGAACAATCTTTGGGATTTATTCCAACCTCGAAGCCTTTCATCAAGCGTTTGAAACTGACACAACAAGTTTTTTAATTCATGCTCGTATGGCATCGCTCGTTTTCGATGTTGGAACAATGCTCGTTACATATCTTTTCGTCATGCGAAATTTTCGTAAACCAGCCGCGTTTTTAAGTGCGATATTTCTTGCAATAAATCCGTTACACATTAAAGAGACACATCTTGTAAATGTTGATACGCCGCTGACATTTTTTGTCTTGCTCGGAGTCTTCTGCATTTTTCAGGTTTATCATTCTCCATCCCGAAAATGGTATCTCCTCAGTGGACTGTGTATCGGACTTGCGATGGCGACAAAATATACCGGAGCGTTTCTATTCGCCGGACTTGTATTCGCTCACGTTCTTCGTTCATCTTCAATCAAAGAAGCGTTTATATCTCTGAAATCATCTCATCTGACTTTCTCCGGAATCATAGCGTTAGCGATATTTTTTCTTCTCAATCCATACATCATCCTGAGTTTCGATGAATTCTTTCACCGCGTATCCTTCATCTACTACAATGTAATTTCGTATGGACATTTAGGCGTCGTCTCATCGGAGAGCAGCATCGCCTTTTACTTATTCCAATCAATTCCATCTCACTTAGGAATTCCATTGACGCTGACAATCGTCGGAACAATTTTCTATTTGATGTGGAAGCGAGAAAAACAGAGTTTCCTCTTACTTTTTTTCCCTCTTATTTATTTGATTGTCATTGCACAATGGGAATATCGGGCAGATAGATATATTCTCCCCATCGTTCCACTTCTTACTATCATTGGAACTATAGGAACGATAACGCTGTGGAATCAAATCAACGCAAAAATTAAAGGGCGCGAAGACTCAAACAAGAAGTTAGCATTTGTAACTCCTGCGATTCTTCTCGTGCTCGTACTTGTGCTGTCCTTCCCGATGGCGTTGCACTCGTACGAATATCAACGCTCACAATCGCTTCCCAACACACGCACCGTTGCACGAGAATGGATTTTGAAAAACATTCCCTCTCAATCTTCTGTTGCGATGGTTCCTTTTGGAATGGAATTACCTCCGAACAAATTTATCCAAATCAATATCCCGTATCATCCGGTAACTCCTCACGCACTGTTACCTTTTTATGATGCTCGTTGGTTCACTGATGTTGATATTCTTATTTGCAGCAGTTACGATTACGACCGATACGCTCTTGAGCCGGAAAAATATGGAGCGTTCCTGAAATTTTATAGTGTCATCAAATCACAGTGTTTACTTGTGCATGAAATCAAACCGGAACAACATCAGAATGGACCGACTGTTTGGTTGTATCATCCGCCGCAAAGCACAGAAGAATTATTTGACATGAACTTAGTTCGCGGGTTAGGGATTTTAGCAGAGACTACACTCGTAACTACATTTCTCGATAGACTTGCATATTCACTTTTTTCTAAGGGAAAACTGCAAAAAAGCGAACAGTTGATGGAACACGCTCTCATGTTCGACCCGCTCAATCTTCGATTGCTGAAAGAACTAACGTGGACTCTTTTTCGATTAGGCAAGTTTGAACGAGCATTGAGTTACTCTCAACTCTCACTTAACATCGAGCCAAAGCAAGCGGAAGTAATCGCTCTTGAAGGCGGCTCCCTCCTTCGGCTCAATCGGTTCGAGGAAGCCGAGCAACGACTTCTCTACGCACTCACCATCAATGATAAATTTGAATTTCCGTATCTTGACCTTGAAATGATGTACAGAAAAACAAGAAATATTTCCAAGCAAATTGATATTTTGAAACGCTACCAATCAATTCTCCCGAACGAAAGCGAAGCAACTTTTCTCGTTCAACAACGGATTGAAGAGTTACAACAATCAGCACAATCAAGTAAATGA
- a CDS encoding glycosyltransferase family 39 protein — translation MKTLLKENRILLSIIFVGAILRVLFINWGLPELYEEATPLTVSWKLWNFEGKGFDFNPHFFNYPALTFYLNFAVQAIHYWVGHLLGFYSSLQDFGVTQDPLIISSRLLTVVFEVATIIAVFLLAQELSNKKTALIASALLAFNPLHIQQAHLIQVDSPLAFFCTLSLYFIVRSYRQPSNRNYLLSGITIGLAAASKYTGAFLIPVFLVSHLLRFSSFKLALNHLQERKLLVGLIASAFTFFLLNPYIILSFNEFLADFSFEQYHVSYGHLGLLTTESTIGYYLFDVFGNQLSWLVYAFVFVGAWYCIKQKEKRNYILLSFPVIFLIVLSSWQMRAERYILPAFPTLLVIASIGIFFLFDLIIKFISKHKEGIYPASKTMNIAVASVFALLFLIQPTMSNYRNLRSLTLPDTRTLTKKWIQENIKQGSVIASGPYGVYFDEKEYITLKIPFISVETEKVAPFYDARWYDEVDVLITSDYDGGRFRREPERFKDFLSYYASLNKQWNVLFEITPSDEVTGPSFKLYRCPKEMIQPSFDESLLNRLQSNPESLHISKFLKQLNLILYRKGKLEKSSQLLREILTVEVENIALRNQLASVYFELERYDDALQQLQVSLKYNPKQAGVFGLAGRALLRLNKMKEAEATLVKALNMDPKNEAAYEDLYQLYFTLKRPDNMRVVLEQYAKILPPNSPKREIIKKQLGELPQTTK, via the coding sequence TTGAAGACTCTCTTAAAAGAGAACAGAATTCTCCTCTCAATCATTTTTGTCGGAGCGATTCTCAGGGTACTTTTTATCAACTGGGGCTTACCGGAATTGTACGAAGAAGCTACGCCTCTCACAGTTTCGTGGAAACTCTGGAACTTTGAAGGAAAAGGATTCGATTTCAATCCACATTTTTTTAATTATCCCGCGCTTACATTCTATCTCAATTTTGCTGTTCAGGCAATTCATTATTGGGTTGGACATCTACTTGGCTTTTATTCAAGTCTTCAGGACTTCGGAGTGACGCAAGACCCGCTCATCATCTCTTCACGATTGCTAACCGTTGTATTTGAAGTTGCAACTATCATTGCAGTGTTTCTCCTCGCACAAGAACTCTCAAACAAAAAAACAGCATTGATTGCATCTGCACTTCTTGCGTTTAATCCGTTGCATATTCAGCAGGCACATCTCATTCAGGTAGATTCACCGCTTGCATTTTTCTGCACGTTGAGTTTGTACTTCATCGTTCGTTCATATCGTCAGCCATCGAACAGAAATTATTTGCTTTCGGGAATTACAATCGGATTAGCAGCGGCTTCAAAATATACAGGTGCATTTTTGATACCTGTGTTTCTCGTTTCGCATCTGCTTCGTTTCAGTTCTTTCAAACTCGCTCTCAATCATCTCCAAGAAAGAAAACTTCTTGTCGGACTTATTGCTTCGGCATTCACATTCTTTTTGCTCAACCCATACATCATTCTCAGTTTCAATGAATTCCTCGCAGATTTTTCATTCGAACAGTATCATGTTTCCTACGGTCATCTCGGATTGCTGACAACCGAATCCACCATCGGATATTATCTCTTTGATGTGTTTGGAAATCAATTGAGTTGGCTTGTGTATGCGTTCGTTTTCGTTGGTGCCTGGTATTGCATCAAACAGAAAGAAAAAAGAAATTACATTCTCCTGAGTTTCCCTGTAATATTTTTGATAGTCCTTTCTTCGTGGCAGATGCGTGCGGAGCGTTACATCCTTCCTGCGTTTCCGACTCTACTTGTCATTGCTTCTATTGGAATATTTTTTTTGTTTGATTTGATTATCAAGTTCATTTCAAAACATAAAGAGGGAATTTACCCCGCATCGAAGACAATGAACATCGCTGTTGCATCGGTTTTTGCTCTACTCTTTCTTATCCAGCCGACGATGAGTAACTACCGCAATCTTCGTTCGCTTACCTTGCCGGATACGCGAACACTTACAAAAAAATGGATTCAGGAAAACATCAAACAAGGTTCAGTTATAGCGTCCGGTCCGTATGGAGTTTACTTTGATGAAAAAGAATACATCACGCTTAAAATTCCGTTTATTTCTGTCGAGACAGAAAAAGTCGCTCCGTTTTATGATGCCCGATGGTATGATGAAGTTGATGTTTTGATTACGTCGGATTATGACGGCGGAAGATTCAGACGTGAACCAGAACGGTTCAAAGATTTTCTCTCGTACTATGCGTCTCTTAATAAACAGTGGAACGTTCTGTTTGAAATAACCCCGTCGGATGAAGTAACGGGACCTTCGTTCAAACTCTATCGCTGTCCGAAAGAAATGATTCAACCGAGTTTCGATGAGAGTCTCCTTAACAGACTTCAGTCAAATCCTGAAAGTTTACATATCAGTAAATTTCTGAAACAACTGAATTTGATTTTATATCGAAAAGGAAAATTAGAAAAGAGTTCTCAACTCCTGCGCGAGATATTAACGGTAGAAGTGGAAAATATTGCATTGAGAAATCAACTTGCGTCAGTGTATTTCGAATTAGAACGTTATGACGATGCTCTCCAGCAATTGCAAGTCTCGTTGAAATATAATCCCAAGCAAGCGGGTGTTTTCGGATTGGCTGGAAGAGCGTTGTTGCGTTTGAATAAAATGAAGGAAGCGGAAGCAACGTTAGTGAAAGCGTTGAATATGGACCCAAAGAATGAAGCCGCGTATGAAGATTTATATCAACTCTATTTCACACTCAAACGACCTGATAACATGAGGGTGGTACTTGAGCAGTATGCAAAAATACTCCCTCCAAATTCTCCGAAGAGAGAAATAATAAAAAAACAACTCGGAGAATTACCACAAACTACAAAATGA